The Patescibacteria group bacterium nucleotide sequence CCCTCCTCCTGCCGTTTTGTTTTTTCCAACCCATTGACTAGCCTATAATATTATGGTATAATATATACATGTTGGTTGGTAAGTTAGGAAAGGAGGAATAGTGGAACCTAACTTACGGGGTATGGCGCGAGGCCCCTTAATACCTGGCTAATTTTACTTAGCTGGGTCTCGCGCCTTCAAATTTTTGCAAACAAAACCCTTGACAGACAACCTGTAGTGTGGTATAATGGATGTATTGAGAGTTTAGAGGTGAGAGACTAAATTTTCCTACCAAGCGGGCCTACCTTGCATAATATTAAAGGTACTAAAGCTCGGGTTTGGAATCAAGTTAGTCTTGACTCTAAATCCGAGCTTTTGTGGTTTTAAGGATGTCTTTTCTAATCTGTCTTCAAGAAAGGAGACAACGGTACAGAACTCTACTCGTGAGAGAGACTTGGAGGAATTATCCTGCCAAATATAAGGGACTACCTACCGGACCCTTCCTCCTTGTGGATAGATTAGAGGAGATAAGAATTTATATCTTGTACCTTGTCAATTTAATATGACATTTGACAATGTTGAAGAGCTAATAAACAGCCCTACCGTCTTACCTGTCCAAACGCTGTTTGTTGGTTTAACCTGGGTGGGGAGAGAGGTAGGGACCTCCCCTCCCAAACCGAGACCATAAATAAACGAACAAATTGTGGTTTCAGTTTGGGAATTTTGCAGATAGCTTAGTGGGTATTTAATTCAAAAGAGTTCAAAAGGGGTACTGACCCCGCCAGCTGGCGGGGTACAGACCCCAAAACAAATACCAAATACCTAATAAGCCGTCTGCAAATGTTGCAGAAACGGAAGTCCTCGCCGAATGGCGTGGCCGGAGTAGCCATCTCCGTCTCAATCCGCCTTGGGCGGAAAAGGAGGTGTAAAATGGCTACGATTTTTGTTAACGGACAGCAAGTCGCCCTCGCGACCTGCCCCGCCTAGTTGGACGCTGAAAACCCCCGACTTAGTCGGGGTTCCCGGGAAATCCTGCCGGGGTAAAAGGACGGTCGTCGGTTTAGTATCACTGGTAGGTTCCGACGTTAAACAAAAACTCACACACGCGAGCCATGGGGAAGCAGTGCCCCGAAGTATACGCTCGTAGTTTAATGGCAGAATCTCCGTCTCCAAAACGGAGGGCGCAGGTTCGAATCCTGCCGAGCGTGTGTTTTACAAGGCTGTCAGCAGGCCTTCCTAGACTTTAGGTCGGGAAAAGGTCCTCATTCAGTGCTTTAGGATGAGGGCTTCCTGAGGGATAGTTGCGCAACAAGCGGACTTCCCTTAGGGAAGGAAGTTTGCTGATGGGCGCAACGAGTCCTGATCTCGCGCGGCTGATGAGCACCCCCTGAATGCCAGATAGAGACGGGGGGATAAGCGCGAGCGCAAAGTCGGTACGGGAGTTTCCCATGCCTGGGGCCGACGCGGAGTTAGAAATAGGGAAATGGCTCTTGGGTGAGAGTAGTGGCTGTCTCAAAACCCAAGTTAAGTTTTTAACGGTGTTTATGAATCTAACGATTCAAGCTGTTAAAGATGAGCCCGTCCCGATTCCCATCGGGATTGTGTCCGAAAAGCGGCATAACGCAATTCGGAAACTCAAGTAGGGTCTGGTCAACCTGAAAGAGAAAGTGGGAAAACAAGCGCCGTTAGAATGTCCCTTGGGATATTTTAACGGCTTTCAACAAAGCTTATCTTAAAGGTGGGTTTTGATGAGAGAGGGGAAATTTTTAAATACAATATTGACGAGAGGTATTATATGTCATAGAATAATCCTGTGAAATATTTTGATTGGAATGAGGATAAGAATGAAATTTTAAGCGAGGAAAGGGGAGTTTGTTTTCAGGATGTGGTTCTGGCAATAGAAAAGGGCAAGTTACTGGATATTCTAAAACATAAAAACCAAGCAAAGTATCCTAACCAGTGGGTATTTGTTGTGGATATAGGAAATTATATTTACTTAGTGCCTTTTATTGAAGATGAAGAAAAAGTTTTTTTAAAAACAGTTATTCCAAGCCGAAAGGCGACCAAAGAATATTTAGTTAAAAAGAAAGGAAAATAATATGAAGTATTATGAATTAGACAAAGAAGAGCTTGATGTATTAAGTGATTATGCAAGCGGGGAATTAACTTCTGTTAAAGATTTGAATAAAGAAAAAGCGCTTTATAAAAAATTTGCTAAAAATGTTTTGGAAAAGACGAAAAATATTAATATTAGGATTTCCGAAAAAGTTCTTCAAAAGTTAAAGTCCAAAGCGGCGAGGCAGGGGATACCCTACCAGACTTTAGCCTCCTCGGTCTTGCATCAATTTTCTGCTAAGTGAAAACTGGTTAGGGTGGAGCGGGTTTATTCCTGACCTAAAATTGAGGAATTTCTAACCCCCGAGGTTGGATTTTGCAGTCAGCTTAGTAGGTATTTAATTCAAAAGGGGTGCTGACCCCGCCAGCTGGCGGGGTACAGACCCCAACGCATAAGTGGAAAATGTACTTGACAAAATGATTGTATATTTTGTATAGTGTGTTTATGGTGTATATAAGCAGATTTGCCGAAAAACAGTTGGAGCATTCCTTGAAATCCGGAAAAATCGTAATTGTTTTGGGTTCTCGGCAGGTTGGAAAAACAACTATGGTAGAGCGATTTGTTGCTGGGAAGAAAGCGGTTTTTCTAAATTTGGATGTTGAACTTAATAAGCAAAAGCTGGAATCTTTGTCAAAAATAGACCCAAAGGACGCTTTTAGAAACCTTGGCAACCCGGATATTATTATCATAGATGAGGCGCAGAGGCTGGCAAGCGCCGCAAGTATAGTTAAAGGATGGTACGATTCTAAAATGCCTTGTAAATTTATCCTTTTGGGTTCCTCAAGTTTGTCTTTAGCAAAAAACGCGTCAGAAAGTTTGGCGGGAAGAAATATAAAAATTACCCTAGCTCCTTTGAGCTTTAGAGAAATTGTAAAAAACCAAAGCTGGTACTCGGAGGATTATTCGTGGGATTTTATTCAAAATAATTTTAAGGAACAAATTAAAAATTTGCTTTTAGAGACTATCGTTTTTGGCAGTTTTCCAGAAGTTATATCCACTGCCGAAAAAAGGGTGTATTTAACAAACTTAGTTTCAGATTATTTACTGCAAGACATTTTGCATATGGGGCTTGTTAAAAATCCAGATATTATAAAGAAGCTTTTAGCGCTTTTGGCTTTTCAGGTTGCAAGCGAAGTATCTGTTAACGAGCTTGCCAACAGACTTGCCATTTCCAGAGTAACCGTGGAAAGGTATTTGGACCTTTTGGAGCAGACTTATGTAATTTTTAGACTTAAATCTTTTAGCCACAACCCAAGGCGGGAAATTTCAAAGAATTCCAAAATATATTTTTGGGATACGGGTGTAAGAAACGCCATACTTAATGAATTTAATGTGAGCGAATTAAGGTCGGATATAGGGCAGTTGTGGGAGAATTGGGTTATTGCGGAATTTGCGAAATATAACGCGCATAGTTTTTTTGAGCGGAATTTGTATTTTTGGAGAACGCGAGGCGGGTCGGAGGTGGATTTAGTGGTAAAAGATTCAAAGGGGATTTTGGCTTATGAAGTAAAATGGAGCGATAAAAGCAAACCTGTTGGCGGAGCTTTTTACAGCGCTTACAAAACTATTCCGAAAATAATTAACTCCAAAAACCCTTTGCTTGTATAAAGGGTAATTTCACCCTAAACCCTTGACGTCTAACCTGTAGTGTGGTATAATGGAATTATTGAAATTGGTTTAGGGGTCGAACCCTTTAGGGTTCGACCCCCAATTGGAATTTTGCGGATAGCTTAGTGGGTATTTAATTCAAAAGGGGTGCTGACCCCGCCAGCTGGCGGGGTACAGACCCCAAAACAAATACCTAACAAGCCGTCTGCAAGCGCAGAAACGGAAGTCCCAGCTTGTTGCGATGGTTGCAACGAGTTGGGTACCCTAGCGGAGGGGCATGTTTTTTGCTCCTTTTCTTTTGACAACCTCTCTTCGGAGTGGGAGGTTGTTGTTGGTCCAATCCTGACGGGAGCGGGTTAGCGAGCGCTGGTTCGCCGTCCCGTTTAGGGTTGGGTAAAAGGTTCCCAGAGCCTCTCTGAGATATATCGGAGGATTAAAAAGTCTGGCGCGGACATGCAGTAATGCTGTCCAAAAGGGGTACCCGCGCAGTCCCGAAAATCATCGGGATTGGATCCTAGCGATGCGCGTTAGTTCGGTCAAATGCCGAGCGCAAAGTGAGCAAGGGCCCCGCGAAAGGAAAGGATCCGAATTTTTTCTCGTTTGTCGCGGCGAGAGTCCACTTTGGTGGATTTACGGAACTTGAACGGTCAAGTTTCTAGCGATAAAGTCCGCCGTAAAGAACAAAAGTTCTATACAGGCGGGCAAGCGGTGATAAGAGAAGTTGTTTTGATATTTTAAACCGATTGAAGTATCAAATCAGTCTTATATAGTAGGGGTCAGACGGTTTGTGGTTTAGCCCAGCTGTTTTAGGTTGTCGCATAATGGAATCTTGTATGAATTGATTAAGTGCTTTCAGCACCTTCTCTCTGTCTGAAGGGTCTGAATTAGCTATAAAGATAGTTAATCCATAGAGAGTTTTCCAATCTGTTTTCAGCCATAATTTATTTAAGTGCAAGAATGTTAGAAAGCAGGTTACGGCCAGTCTTTTGTTGCCGTTTAAGAATGGGTGTTCTTTAATAAGGGAATAGAAAAGAACCCCTGATTGTTCAATAATAGCGGGGTAAAGCAAATGAGTTTTAACTCCTTGCTTTGGGATTTCTAGTATAGCTTCAAGCTTATTGGGAAATCTAGTATCAAAATCTGGAATGGGTTCGTTAAAAGATAAATATTCTTGCGCTAAAATGAAGCAGATATCTTTGATGTGCTCTAAAGTTAAAAATAAAGTAGGGACTTTTGTCATACTAATCGTTTGACGCAAGCTTTTTAAGAGTTTCGCCGTACTCTGAAATAACAAGTTTTACAGCTTTTTGTATTTTAGCAAATTCTTTGGTATTTTTGTGTTTGATTGCTTTGCTCATAAATTCAGTTTACTATTTTTGGATATTAAAGTAAAGGTTTTTTGCAGAAACGGAAATCCTCGCCGAATGGCGGGGCCGGAGTGGCCATCTCCGTAAAATTAGCTTGTTAAATTAAGATAATAGCTGTCTTTGTTTATTATCTCAACCGGAACTTTATATTCTTGCGAAAAGATATAGGCGCCTTTGCTTAATTTGCTTTGAGATAGCTTAATTTCATAAGCTTGCATTGGCAGGTTGTAGGGTTTTTCTATCCAATCAACTTCAGCTCCAGAGTAACTGCGCCAAAAATAGTACGAATGAAGTTTGGGGGAATTAATTAGCTTTTTAATTCTTTCTGTGATTATAAAGTTTTCCCAAACTGCTCCAATATCCTGCCTAACATTTAGGGAATTAAAATCGCCGATAAGCGCGTTTCTAATTCCGAGGTCCAAAAAATAAACCTTATAATTTCTGCCTATCTCTCGGCGGGGGTTTTGAGAATAGGGATATACCCTTGTTATAATAAAGGACTGTTCCAAAATGTCTAAATAGCTGATAACGGTTTTACGGTCAATTTTAATCCGTTTTGAAAGTTCTTGTTCGTTTACTTCGGAGCCGATTTGATATGCCAACGCTTGACAAAGGTTGACTAAAGCTTGGGAATAACGAATATGTTGGAACGACAGAGCGTCTTTAAAAAGGTAATTTTCTTTTATATTGTTAAGCAATAGCTGTTTGTTTTTGACATCGTTTTGGGTTAGAACTTCGGGATAAAACCCGTAGAGTTGAAATTGGTCCAGAAGCTCTCTTACGCGATTTGGTTGCTGGTCTGTAGGAACATTTGTAAATAAGTAAGAAACAATTTCTGAAAAAGATATTGGATATAGATAATAGCTCCAGTACCTTCCAGTTAGCGCGTCGCTCAGCTTATTTTTAAGCTGAAAGCTGGAAGAACCGGTGGCTATAACGCGAACTGTGGGTATGTTGTCATATATTATTTTAAGAGTTAGTCCGGGATTGTCTAATCTTTGCGCTTCGTCAATTAACAAGATGTCCACATTTCGGGTTATTTCTTGCAGTTTGGAAAGCGCTCTTGTGTTTAAGCTCACAAAATCGCTTTCTAGGTCGCAATTGTAGTACCGCACACTTTTTGTTGGAGATAGCCGATTTTTTAAGGAAGTTAGCAAAGTTGTTTTGCCCGACTGACGGGGACCGTAAATTAAAAGCAGTTTGTTTTTAGGCGCGGAAAGTTCTGTAATTATAGTTTTTTCAAGTAATCTTGGGATCATATTCCCAATATTAGTACTAATAGTGGGGGTTTGTCAAGAGTATTTTGCAGATAGCTTAGTGGGTATTTGGGGTCGGTACCCCGCCAGCTGGCGGGGTACAGACCCCAAAACAAATACCTAACAAGCCGTCTGCAAGCGCAGAAACGGAAGTCCCCGCTTGTTGCAGTGGATGCGAAGCGGTTGTTTTTAGCCCTGTACCCGATGTGGTTCAGGGTTGAAATCAGCCGAGAAGAGGGGAAAACTAACGAAGGAGTCTCCTTTTTCAAAGGAAACTCCTTAAATTAAGACCCTTAAATACAAAATCAATCTTCCTCGGGAAGGTCTAGTTCAATTTCTTCCAGTCTTTCGTGTTTTGTGTACGGTCTTATGTCCTGCTTTTTTTCCTTAAAAACCGGTGTGGGGCTTTTTAAAAGAACTACCCCATGCTTTTTTCGCGCTGATAATAATGTGGCGTTTCCTTTCCACGAATTAGTTAACATACTCTCCACGAAATCCCCGCTCTTTCCGTTAGCTCCCGCCACTTTGTTCTTATCCAAATATAAGTATAACTTTCCCTTTTCCATTATCGCGGTAAACACAGTTCCCGTTTCAAAAGTGTGGGCGTTGTACCTTGAATCAAATTTTATCTGCATTTTCGCCGTTGTCGCTGGTTCAATAATAAAATCCGACTTTTTAGCGCTATCATCCATTCTTATAGTTTTGGCGGAGTTTGTGTATTTTGAAAAATCCCTTAAATTTTTTTCGGCAGTCTGGTTTATGGGGTCGTGCTTTAGAGTCTCTTTAAAATACTCTTTCGCCTTTTTTATATCCCCAATCTCGGCATAAGCTCTCCCAAGCCTATTTAACGCCCCTATACTGTCGTTTTTTTCTTGTAATATCTGCTCGTTTAAACCTATGGCTTTGTACCATTCTCTGTTTAAGGCGGCTTTTACGGCTTGCTGTTCAAGTAAAAGAATGTTTTGCATAAGTAAAATTTACTATAATTTGCTTGAATGTCAATGTTGTAATTGGTACAATACACCTAATGTCAAAACTCAAATGTCAAATGTCAAAGCTACATCTAAAAACCATAGATCTAAAGAAATTAAAACAGAGATTTAAGATTCCCGCCTGCCAAAGACGGAGCTTTGCGATGGCGGGCAGGTAAGTTGTGACTTCGCGGCGCGAACTTACTTCGTAACTTTTGAGTTTTGAGATTTTACATTTGAGATTTACTGATGTCCGGACATTCTAAATGGGCGAACATTAAAAGGCAAAAGGGCGTTAATGACGCAAAAAAAGCGCGGGTTTTTACTAAAATAGCGCGCGCTATTGCCGTTTCCGCTCAAAAGGGTGGGGGAGACCCCGATTCCAATCCGAATCTGCGGCTTGCTATTGAGAAGGCGCATAGCGCTAATATGCCTAAAGAAAATATAACGCGCGCTATTGCCAAGGGTTCTGGGACAGGTTTGGGGGCGCAAAGATTAGAGGAAATTAGATACGAAGGTTACGGACCGGGCGGAGTGGCTATATTGGTTGATGTTCTTACCGATAATAGAAACAGAACTACCGCCGAAATAAGAAATATTTTTAGCAAGTTAGGCGGGTCGTTGGGAGAAGTGGGGAGCGCTTTGTATGTTTTTGGAAAAGACCCCGAAAACCCAACTTTTACCGTTCCTCTTGAAGAAAAGTTAAAAAATAAAGTTTTGGAGCTTTTAGAAACTTTGGACGACCAAGACGATACGCAAGAGGTGTATTCTAATGGAGAGCTATGAAAAATTCTCATTGGGGTACCGACCCCTAAAACAAAATGATTATACTAGGAATTGACCCAGGCACCGCTTCAACAGGATGGGGCGTGGTAAGAAAAATAGAAAACTTCAACAACAATAATGGGGTTGAGTTGTTGGGATATGGGTGTGTAAGAACTCCTGCCGGGATGGAGATGCCAAAAAGGTTACTTATGCTTAAAAACGAGCTTTCTGGAATTATTAAGAAACACAAACCTGCGGCTATTGTGGTGGAGAGAATTTTTTTTAACACCAATGTTAAAACGGCAATCAGTGTTGGACAGGCTAGGGGAGTGGTAATGCTTTTATCGGCTCAGCATAAGGCGGATTTTTTTGAATACACCGCTTTGCAGGCAAAAAAAGAATTAACCGGTTATGGCAGGTCGGATAAGTTGGAAATGCAAAAAGCGACCACTAAATATTTGGGGCTTTTGGATAAAATAAAACCCGATGACGCGGCGGATGCTTTAGCGTTGGCGATTTTTCATTGTTTAAAAATTTCTTATGGTACTAAGTAGAAGAATAAGTTTAATAACAGCAAGCGGTGTGTTTTTTATAGCTCTTCTTTTTGCCACGGTTTTTCCCGCCGATAGAAATATTTTTCAGTTGCTGTTTCTGTCCATCATAACATTAGCGCTGGCGTTTAGGGTTTTTGGAGCGAAATTGATTTTTCTTGGAGTTTTAACGCCTTTAGTTTATCTTGTAAGCACCTATTTTGTGTTTATAAAGTTTCCTCTTATTAATGTGTCCTTTAAGCTGATTTTATGCGCAGTCTTTTCTGTTTTTTATTATTACCTTCTCCTTTCGGTAAACGCGGTTTTGGTATCGGCTATGGAGAGTAAATCTTTTCCTCTACTTAGGGTAGGGAAGACGGTTATTTATATAACAACCTTGTTTGCCGCGTTTTTAGCGTACACCATCATTTATAAATTTGAGTACATATTTATTTTTTATTTTTTGGCAGTATTTGTGGTTACTTTTTTATTGAGTGTGGAATATTTTTGGTCCCAAAGAGTAGGGGAAGGGGATTCAAAAATAAGTAAACCGTCCTTTTTTGAGTCTTTGATAATTTCGGTGTTTGTTTCTGAAGTAGCTTTGGCTTTAAGCTTTTTTCCAACCGAATCCTTTTTTAGAGCGCTTTTTGCAAGCGCGTCTTTTTACGCCCTTTTAGGGCTTAGTGAAAGTATTATATCCCACAAATTAACCCGAAAGATGTATGTGGAATATATTTTAATCCTCGTTTCCGTCTTTGCGATTTTAGTAGTAGCGTAGCCATGGAAATTCAAATGACAAATAACAAATGACAAATCAAATTCAAAGCTCAATTGTTTAAAACATTTAAATTTTGAGTTTGAGTTGAATTTTGAATTTTGTCATTTGAGTTTGCTCTGTGGGCGGGTTAGGGGACTTGCGGGAATTTTTTTTAACCCAACAACCTTCCTAGCAACCCCAACTATAGGGTGCTAAATAGGATACGCAAGTTGGGTACTATAGGCAGTTTGTCATAGTTGATAGATGTCGTTAATGTCATACTTCCGGTTGTGGATAACTGGGGGGGGAGATTTTGTTTTACTGTATACTGTAAGAGACACGAGGTTTTTTAGGGGTAGTGTATTTGCTGGAATAGTTGTCCCAAATTACCCCTGCCGTAGGCAGGCAAGCAATTTTAAAACAAATGGGATTTGTGCTCTCTTTTATGAGGGGTACATTCATTTTTATTTAAGTTAATGAAATTAGCTGTTTTACAGAGACCCACATCAGCAATGTCGTTAAATATACATAATACGACAACACAGGTTTTTTAATTTTTCGCTCCCCTGCTAAATTTTTCGGTTTGCGCAAATTTTTTTCATAAATTAAACTTTTTTTAATTGTATTCTAAATTATTATTTCCCTCTTTATCCTTCCGCCTTTTACTTGTTTCTGTTTTACGGCTTTCCTACAATGTTAATGTCGTTTATTATTGACAATCTCTTTTACGGGCTTTACAATTAAGTATGAGTTCAAGATTACTGACACTGCGTCATTGCGAGCGAATGTAATGAGCGTGGCAATCTTGTTGGGATTGCTTCTCCCTCGATTACACTCGGGATCGCAATGACGAGAGTGCCAACTATTGAGATTTGGAATTTGGAGTTTGGAATTTAACTCGGCTCTAAAATGCCCTAGAATCGTTTTTTGGTGACTAAAATGGCTAACATATCATTTCTGAAAACTGAATTTTTGGAGCATTGCGAAATTGAAAAAAACTTAAGCCAGTACACGATTAAAATGTACGATTATTGTTTAACGGATTTTTGCAAGTTTGTTAAAAAGCAGTTTAACAAAGATTTAGTTGATATTAGCGAAATAACTTTAGAAATTATAAAAAGTTACCGCATAGATTTGAATCGGCGCATAAGTTCAAAATCTCGCGAGAGTTTTAAAATTTCCACACAAAACGAATTTTTGGTGGCGGTAAGGTCGTTTTTAAAGTTTTTGGTGGTGGAGAAAGATATTAAGACCGTGGCAATTGAAAAACTACATCTTGCTAAACCAGACGCGCGGGTTCCCAAATTTTTTAATGACGAGCAATTGGAGAGGTTTTTAGCGGTCCAAAACATTGAAAGAAAAAGCGGTATTCGGGACCGCGCTATTTTGGAAGTTTTATTTAGCACGGGATTAAGAGTTGGCGAGCTGGTTAAACTTAATGCTACCGATGTAAAAAACGCTTTTGATAGCAAGGAGTTTAATGTTATTGGAAAAGGGCGAAAAGTTAGAACGGTATATTTATCCGACTCAGCGGTTTTGTGGCTTAAGAAATATTTATCTTTAAGAAAAGACGATTACAAGCCGTTGTTTTTAAGATATAGCGGAAAACTTCCGGAATTAAACGACCCTGATGGGGAAAGTTTTAGGCTTACCGTAAGAAGCATTCAGAGGTTGGTAAAAAAATACGCGCTAAAAGCGGGTATTTCAATTGACGCCACTCCCCATACTTTAAGGCATACTTTTGCTACGGATTTGCTAACTAAAGGCGCGGATTTGCGAAGCGTTCAAGAACTTTTGGGTCATTCCAATATCCAAACTACACAGATATACACGCACCTAACTAACCCCCAGCTGAAAGAGGTTTTTGAGAAATTTCATAAGAAGTGAAAAGACAAAACAGGTTCCAAATTTTGACAACAGTGTGTATTTGTTCTATAATAATCCCAGCGGTTGCGAGAGAATGTCCAATCTGGGAAAAAGGAGGGGAAGATGAAAATCGGAAAGTTTCTTAATAGCAGGCGTGAAGGAATTATGAATGTGGGATTTGTGTTGGTTGGGATAGGGGCCATTGTTTGGGGATTTTTCTACAACAGCTGGACTCTTGTCTTTATAGGTATACCCTTGTGCATTCTTTTTGTGGCGGGACCAGTGAGGGAGATCGACAGGTCTCGGGTTTTAAGTGTGTTTTTGGCTATAGCGCTTTTTTCGGGTCTGTTGGGAGCGCTACTTGTTATAGTTCCTTTGGCTATGCGTATTTCTTCTATGAAAGATATTTACGCCGAAGTAGCGCTGGGCATCTATGCTTTGGCTATAATCCTCGCATGGGTTTTGCAAGGAGTGCGGAGATTCTCTTTTGAGTTGAGAAGGGAAAGATAGTTTTATTTGTGTTAGAAAGCCCGTTTGTAAGCTATACGCTTCCGCGGGCTTTTTTTTGTTCCCTCTTAAAATTTTTTACCTATTTTCCTTTAATCGCTTAATTGGGGAAAAACTTTGGCGGTGGATAGCGCAGGGGCCGTAAGTTTCCAATGCCTCCCGGTGCGCTTTGGTGCCGTAACCTTTGTGTTTATTAAACCCATATTGCGGGTAGGTTAAATGCAGTTTGTCCATTATATCGTCCCGATAAACCTTTGCCACAATTGACGCGGCGGCTATTGAAATTGAGACACAGTCTCCTTTCACAATGTTTTGTTGGTTTTTAATGAGGGGAGAAAAATTAAGTTTATTAGGTAACTTAAGTAGATTAAGTAAGGATAAATCAGAAGTAGAAAGTTTTAAGTAATCGGTTAAAATGAAAGTTGGTGTAATGTTTAAGTTTAGGATGGCGGAAAGAAACGCAAGTTTATTGGCTTTTCCTATTCCTATTTTATCCACAATGTCCACTTCCACCACGCCTATTCCAACAGAAACGGCAGTTTCTTTAATTATAATGTCTAGTTCAGCTCTTTTTTTGGGAGAGAGTTTTTTGGAGTCGTTAATGAGAGAAAAAGAAGGGTCAGACCCTTTAAATACAACAGCGGAGGCGACAATTGGGCCTGCCCAGGGTCCCCTGCCCGCCTCGTCTACCCCGGCTATGAGGGTGTGTCCTTGTTTTAGCAAGTTTAATTCAATTTCAAAATTTGGGAAGTTCATAATACAATGCATAAGGGGTTCGACCCCAAAATACCATCGTCATTGCGAGGAGCTTGCGACGAAGCAATCTAAAAGATTGCCGCGCCCTTCGGGCTCGCAATGACGGTTGTGTTCCCCCTTCCTCCAACAAAATTTTCACATTGTAGTAAAAGAAACAACTTTGTCCTTTTCGGAAAGTCGAATTAGTCTAACGCCTCGCGTGTGTCTTTTTAAGGTGGGTACTTCTTTTATCCCTAATCTTATAATCTTTCCTTCCGCGGATGTTATTAATAAATCTAGCGAGGTTTCGTCCACAATATAAGCCCCTACTATGTTTCCTACCTTGTCGTTTGTGTTGTAAGTAAGTATCCCGCTTCCTCCGCGATGTTGAATTTTGTATTCCGAAAGACGGGTTTTTTTGCCGTATCCTTTGTTTGATATAACCAAAAGACACGCTTTGGAATTTTTGTCTTTACTTGATATTACCGCGGAACCTACCAAAATATCGTCCTTTTTTAATCTTATCCCGCATACCCCCGCGGC carries:
- a CDS encoding DUF4258 domain-containing protein, translating into MKYFDWNEDKNEILSEERGVCFQDVVLAIEKGKLLDILKHKNQAKYPNQWVFVVDIGNYIYLVPFIEDEEKVFLKTVIPSRKATKEYLVKKKGK
- a CDS encoding ATP-binding protein; its protein translation is MVYISRFAEKQLEHSLKSGKIVIVLGSRQVGKTTMVERFVAGKKAVFLNLDVELNKQKLESLSKIDPKDAFRNLGNPDIIIIDEAQRLASAASIVKGWYDSKMPCKFILLGSSSLSLAKNASESLAGRNIKITLAPLSFREIVKNQSWYSEDYSWDFIQNNFKEQIKNLLLETIVFGSFPEVISTAEKRVYLTNLVSDYLLQDILHMGLVKNPDIIKKLLALLAFQVASEVSVNELANRLAISRVTVERYLDLLEQTYVIFRLKSFSHNPRREISKNSKIYFWDTGVRNAILNEFNVSELRSDIGQLWENWVIAEFAKYNAHSFFERNLYFWRTRGGSEVDLVVKDSKGILAYEVKWSDKSKPVGGAFYSAYKTIPKIINSKNPLLV
- a CDS encoding type II toxin-antitoxin system death-on-curing family toxin — encoded protein: MTKVPTLFLTLEHIKDICFILAQEYLSFNEPIPDFDTRFPNKLEAILEIPKQGVKTHLLYPAIIEQSGVLFYSLIKEHPFLNGNKRLAVTCFLTFLHLNKLWLKTDWKTLYGLTIFIANSDPSDREKVLKALNQFIQDSIMRQPKTAGLNHKPSDPYYIRLI
- a CDS encoding ATP-binding protein, translated to MIPRLLEKTIITELSAPKNKLLLIYGPRQSGKTTLLTSLKNRLSPTKSVRYYNCDLESDFVSLNTRALSKLQEITRNVDILLIDEAQRLDNPGLTLKIIYDNIPTVRVIATGSSSFQLKNKLSDALTGRYWSYYLYPISFSEIVSYLFTNVPTDQQPNRVRELLDQFQLYGFYPEVLTQNDVKNKQLLLNNIKENYLFKDALSFQHIRYSQALVNLCQALAYQIGSEVNEQELSKRIKIDRKTVISYLDILEQSFIITRVYPYSQNPRREIGRNYKVYFLDLGIRNALIGDFNSLNVRQDIGAVWENFIITERIKKLINSPKLHSYYFWRSYSGAEVDWIEKPYNLPMQAYEIKLSQSKLSKGAYIFSQEYKVPVEIINKDSYYLNLTS
- a CDS encoding tetratricopeptide repeat protein, translating into MQNILLLEQQAVKAALNREWYKAIGLNEQILQEKNDSIGALNRLGRAYAEIGDIKKAKEYFKETLKHDPINQTAEKNLRDFSKYTNSAKTIRMDDSAKKSDFIIEPATTAKMQIKFDSRYNAHTFETGTVFTAIMEKGKLYLYLDKNKVAGANGKSGDFVESMLTNSWKGNATLLSARKKHGVVLLKSPTPVFKEKKQDIRPYTKHERLEEIELDLPEED
- a CDS encoding YebC/PmpR family DNA-binding transcriptional regulator translates to MSGHSKWANIKRQKGVNDAKKARVFTKIARAIAVSAQKGGGDPDSNPNLRLAIEKAHSANMPKENITRAIAKGSGTGLGAQRLEEIRYEGYGPGGVAILVDVLTDNRNRTTAEIRNIFSKLGGSLGEVGSALYVFGKDPENPTFTVPLEEKLKNKVLELLETLDDQDDTQEVYSNGEL
- the ruvC gene encoding crossover junction endodeoxyribonuclease RuvC, with amino-acid sequence MIILGIDPGTASTGWGVVRKIENFNNNNGVELLGYGCVRTPAGMEMPKRLLMLKNELSGIIKKHKPAAIVVERIFFNTNVKTAISVGQARGVVMLLSAQHKADFFEYTALQAKKELTGYGRSDKLEMQKATTKYLGLLDKIKPDDAADALALAIFHCLKISYGTK
- a CDS encoding tyrosine-type recombinase/integrase; the encoded protein is MTKMANISFLKTEFLEHCEIEKNLSQYTIKMYDYCLTDFCKFVKKQFNKDLVDISEITLEIIKSYRIDLNRRISSKSRESFKISTQNEFLVAVRSFLKFLVVEKDIKTVAIEKLHLAKPDARVPKFFNDEQLERFLAVQNIERKSGIRDRAILEVLFSTGLRVGELVKLNATDVKNAFDSKEFNVIGKGRKVRTVYLSDSAVLWLKKYLSLRKDDYKPLFLRYSGKLPELNDPDGESFRLTVRSIQRLVKKYALKAGISIDATPHTLRHTFATDLLTKGADLRSVQELLGHSNIQTTQIYTHLTNPQLKEVFEKFHKK
- a CDS encoding ribonuclease HII yields the protein MNFPNFEIELNLLKQGHTLIAGVDEAGRGPWAGPIVASAVVFKGSDPSFSLINDSKKLSPKKRAELDIIIKETAVSVGIGVVEVDIVDKIGIGKANKLAFLSAILNLNITPTFILTDYLKLSTSDLSLLNLLKLPNKLNFSPLIKNQQNIVKGDCVSISIAAASIVAKVYRDDIMDKLHLTYPQYGFNKHKGYGTKAHREALETYGPCAIHRQSFSPIKRLKENR